The nucleotide window GAATGGTGCCAGCCTTGCCTTTGGGTTAGAGGGAGTCATTGGCTCCCGTAAGAGGGCCCCCTGGACGTTTAGTTCCCTGGATCTGTCAGCAGGAACACCCATAAGGGGACACATCAGCAGGGACGCTCCCAGTTCTCACATCTTCCAGGAGCAATGCAAAACACTGCACCATTTTATGAAGGGTGATCTTCCAGGAGGGGACCAACCCTGAAACATCTACCACGCTGCTTGTAATATTTCAGCAGCGAGATGATCGCAATTCAGCGAGCAGGATTTCTCGGTGACAAGAGAACTGCTTTATGCAAAATAGGTTTAACAGAGTGTCTGATCCTGAgctaagaaaaaaatgcagtctgACATTTTATACTTGGATAAATACTTACTTCCAAGAGCAGGTCCTGACTAGAGCCGAGATTATGGCAAGAACTTTACTCAGGCTTTGGGGACTGTACTGGATCTGTGGAATTAGTGGCTTCTTGTACACACTTTGTGACTGATGACAGGAGATGACCTGACCGATCTTGCGCAAAGCAAATTGtactattaaatattaataccgTAAATAACATGTTTAAATAGATTTATCGCTCGGGGCATATTACATCACCAAAATCTGTATTTTATGACATTATTGTACTgaacttgttttaaaaagctgaaaaaaaatcagttctgaACCAAAGCATACCACAAAGTATTGTGAATAACATAAACATGACGATGATTCACAGACCACAAGGGTGGTGTTTTAAACATCAAATCTACAGAGTTCATTCATCATATTGATGCTTCTGACTAAACCTCTTGAAATATCAATATACACGTTCAGTTGTAAAGCATGAAAGACGGTTAACTTCTTTGAATTCAAATTTCCTTCTTTCTTATTTGGTTGAAAAGCTATCCGTTGCCAGAATTACATAATTACCGAATATCACTTATTTGCTAAAAGCTGAGAAGGAGTAAATGAGTGccttgtacagtacagtaaggATGCAGGCAGCATGCCAGCAGTGGATTGCAGAAGGACAGATGGGGGGTAGAAAGACCAACAGAGAGACACTGAAGGAGGGTTCATTAGCACTACAGTAGGCTTTCAGAGAGCGTCACACACCGAAGGACACGGGCGCACACTGAGGCGCCCTGTCATTCACTCTGCTTTACATCAAAAAGGGGGCAAGAGGGCTCGACAGCGGAGCCTCTCACGAAACATCTGTATCAGCAAGTCACTGCGAAGCAGGCTGGAGTCCACACGTCGCGAGGTTGTTAGGCTTTCAAGGTACATCCGAAGGCTCGGGGTTCAGGAAATGTGACATGGCGTTTTCCGTTACAGACCTAACCGAATGCACCTGTGCCGTCCCACCGTAAAGTCACCAAAAAAAGTCGAGTTATTTCTTTGCTTAACTAACGCTTTTATCCAAACAACCtacagtatttgacccatttttttagctgggtatttttacttcagcaatgcgggacaagtaccttgctcaagagtactatagcagcatcagcagcagctgcagggagcggggcttgaaccagcCACCTTCAGGCTACAAATCCATGCCCTTAAGCATCATACTGCCTGGTGCCCCAAGTTGACTAAATTTGTTAGACACAAAAGGACTGCGACAATAAACCAGTCTGCTGTCTCATTCTAACATAACAGCACAGACATCGTATTAAATAGTACGTTACCTAGACCTAAGAAGCTCTCGCTAAAAGAATAACATTTgcttatacaggtggtccccgatttacgatggttcgacttgcgatttttttactttacgatggtgagccggcgatagacattcggtagaaaccgtactttgaattttgattttttcccaggcaatactctctcgcgatgctgtgcagcgacagcgatccgcatctctcAATCtatcacgcagaggtgtgtattaaatgcattttcaacttacgatattttgacttatgatgggtttcggggaacggaaccccatcgtaaaccggggaccacctgtatatttaaATACTTGTATTCCATGAGCTTGGGCACAGACAAACCAGTCTCCTTGGAAAGACAGTTTCATTTCTTTCCCACATTAAACTTTCCTTTTGCTCACAAAAACTATAAAACTGCTTTGCACttataaaaaaacatgctaCTAGAGGGAGCGGCACATAACAGAAGCATAACAGAAACTtgcaaacaaataaagaaaataaaagcagtgttAACTTCTTGCTAATAATATCTACTGAGATCATAGCGCTTCCTGTCTTCATATTACAATCAAattatccattcattcatcttccatTATAAATAACTGATTATTGAAAGCAGGGTCCCAGTGGTCGAcctttcccagaaacacagggtgtgaggcggGATACACCCTgaacgggactccagtccatcagacacactcattcattcacagaaACAGGCGCCAAGGGTAATTTATAGACCCCtattcacccgaaacacatcttgggaccgtgggaggaaacccacaggaacgagggatcgaacccacatccgaacccacaacccaggagctgtggggcaccagAGCTACCTGCTGATTATGTCACTATCAAATTCCAACTGTGAAGCCCCACCCCACTGTCAATCAGAGTCAGTGGCTGTGAGAGGAGCTCAGGAGAAGCTCTCCCCAGTGAGGAGGGATCCCTCgcttcagcaccacggacagagGATCCCAGCACAGAGGCACATGTGATGTGGGCACCACTCTTGACACCCTCACTGAGCAGTTCCTAGGGGCCATTCCTGTCAAAAAGTGCAGATGTGTGAGAGTTACGGGAGGAGAAACACCATTTAAATGCTAAACAGATTGGTGTTACTGTTCCCGTACTTGAGCGTGTgagattgaaaataaaaaaagctccAGCAGAAACCCAAGTCTACACAACCCAACCAAAGGCCACAGCGTCGGCTTAGATTCCGAACAGCTCCCATCGGTAACACTCAGAAGGACCGGTTCGTGCTGTAGGACcaggagcgtgtgtgtgtgtgtgtgtgagggagagagagagattcatgCGTTAAAATTGCACGGAAGAGTGTAACACACCGTGCAGAGCAGCcagacctgctgctgcagtgcagcACCCACAACAAGCGTGTGACCCCCGTGCGGCTCCTTCCTTCTCTGCGGGAGGAAACAAACggctggatgtgtgtgtgtgatcagagCCCAAGCAGCAGAGTCACTcttcctctctcacacactcactcacactcacacacgcgtcGTTCGCGGCGTGTAAGTACACACACGACACGAGGAGGGTGACAGCCCGTCGTCAGCAGCCGCCAGACCAGACGACACCACCACACCGATTGTGGCAAAGCTCGCTTCGCGACGGCGCTGCTTATTGTTGgtgtttttgtattaaaaatgacacacacgGCTCCGTCCGGTCCCCCCCGGTCCGTGTCACTCAAGCGGAACCTGCGCCGCGGTCAGTCGCAGCCACGCGACGGAGCGCGACCGGACGCGCGCTCGCAGAGTGTTTGAAGTTGGAACGCGGCTGAATCCGAAACCAGCGCGCCGATGAATCAAACGCGCAGTGTCCCTCTCCGCTTTCGTGGTGAAAGTGATAACGCGGTATCGTAGAGCCTCAGCGCTGAGCGTACACGGCCGCGcgttcaaaaacacatttaagttCATTACACACAcgaaaatgtgacaaatgatTACGTGGCCGAAAATATCATATCAGACGTTAAATAAACACAGGCTGTCAGTGGAGGAGATCAGAAATTAGACTCAATTTGAGTTGTCAGACAGTCAATTGAaggtttatgtgtttattttctttcagacAGGACTACTAGGTTTCGTCTGAGGAGCCCCGTGTCGTTTGCGCGTTCAACGTTCACATCATCATcggtgtacagtactgtactgtcacATCTCTTAGTACCGCTGTCcctcgtacacacacacacacacacacacacacagacacacacacggccaCGCCGAACCCCACAACACATCACATGTATGTAAACACCAAACGGaccattttactttaaaaaatgttcctGTTTGCTCACCGCGacgagagaaaagaaagaaagagcagcagcaccaatGATATGAATGATGCCATGGCTCCGTTATGGCCGGAACGCGTGTACTCACACTGACTGGTACTTCAGATGTCAGCCTCCGTCCACTTCGACACGCAGAGGAaaacaaggaggaaaaaatacaaatattgccGCGGATATGGCCACGAAATCTGTGCTTATGTGTAACCAGCGGAGCTCGCAGTCCCTTTCTGTGCGGCTACTAATGCGTCGCTTCGCCAAAGGAACGGAGTCGCAGAGGCGTTACGTCGAACGTGTTTGTACAGAAGAGAGGCGGTGTGgagaaacactgtaaatagAGACGTTTCTTCTTGAGACGCCTGAGCGGAGctgccctccctcctcctccttctcctcctccatccctccTCCATCCCTCAGCCGGCACTCCTTCACTGGCCACGTCACAGGGAGAGACAGAGGTACCGTTAACTCTcccatcactcactcactcgctcgctgtctctttccctctctctctctctcacacacacacaaacacacactcaccgcCGTTCCTTTCCATGCACCAGCAGCCCCGTCTTTCCCCAGCCCTCCCCACCTACCTGGCTGAGAAACCCTGAGCCCCAGCAGCTTGGTGGTCCACTCAGGCCGGCGGCTTCGCCCTCACCGCTGTGCTGTGTAACATGGCCCGTTTGTAATTTCACTACTTAGTTGTCTCCCTCCTCCCAGCCTCCTCCCACACCTGAGTCATGTGTGTCCACACTGTTCATTCCCCTTGCTGTCACTGCGGTCCGTTATCACACCACCTCTCCTGTCCTCTCGTTCCCTCCACCTCCATTTTTCATTCCCTCTACAATCTATTCTAAGGGCTCTTCGCTCTTTATTTATATCACTGCTGAATAATTAAGGCTCCAAGTCAGAAGATACCCTTTCCTTCCTCCTTCAGTTTTCATTAGTCTCATACCCATGCTATTTACTACACTGTAGCAGTTAACCCCTGTTTCGCTCTCTACGATCTGGTAATTTACCACTCCCTCCTGTCCCTTTCCCCTCTATGTCTTCAGCTGTGCAGCACAAAGTTTAGTTTATGCTGCTTTCTCTTACACAACCTCCCCCCATTGCAGCGTAACCTGTCGTCAGCACTGTCCCCCATCGTTCTGTGTTTACAGGTTAATCACTCAGCACTTTTGTGAACCCAGAAAAGCCTCTTGATGTGCATTATGTTTACAATTGTGGATactgttctctttttttcctttttccttttgatGAAGGAAAAATTCAGTAATGATTCCTCAAAAGATGATTCCAGAACAACCCAACACTGAAGGATGCTAAAATCATTTGTTCTGGTGATGGAAGAACAACATCACCATCAGACAACCCAAATCATTAACATATATAGTAAATACTGTTCTCAAGTTTCTATGTATTTGATACAATCTTCAGCTATTCACTAAGCAAGGGctaagttaaataaatgtgggTCAAGCATAAAAAGGGCTTAGTAATTAAAACTAGTTGAAAATAAATACTATGAGCTGGAAATTGGACTAGACCTCATACAATTATTGTGAAGTTGTTGCTTAGATAACAATTTTACCCGAAGCAACTCACAGTACATGacccttttatagagctacatattttactggaatagCTGGTGGTAAATTCCTCACTCAAGGGGACCACAGGAGAGCTATGATTGAgggttgaacctgcaaccaacAGAAAGAAAGTCCATAATTGCTACACTAACCCCATAGTTCTTCGACAGCTGACCAAGATGATTCTTCACatataatattttctatttgttACATTACAAAGGTTTGGCACCGGCCAAATTAGAAGCAAACTTAAACGTAGTATTTTACATATTCAACATAAACCTACAAAAAGCTCCCCTAATATAAACACATTATGTTTACAAGACACTAAGAGGAAAACACTTTCATGCCCTAAGCATATTTTGCACAGTCCCTCTGCATGCCTCTGTTCAGAATGTGACATGGAGGATACATCTCTGCCACAAAGTGAGGAATAGAgagcatttttaattataaacttATCACTGGTGCTTAGCACTGAGAATTTAGCATGAGTCATCATGTAAAATGATGGTTAGAGTTCCAAGTTTATTACTAGCAATGTGGAGTGACTGATTCAGTCTGTGTTCTTAGAACATGGACGAGGATATATGTGCTAAACCATGCTTGTACAAATAGGTGGTTCctaatttaaaaagattaaatacacacatttttttctagcactaagaagaaaaacaaagctgaaTAGGAAAAGTTCTGCAATGTCACCTTCCAAAGCTGTTGAGGCGCAACGGTAATCATACAGAATAAAATTGCCACTGCATAAAAGCTGACATTTCCAAAACATAAACCATTTCAAGGGTTTGACATTCAAATGTGTTTAGAAAAGAGATCACAGACCTCTTATAATATTCATCTCAGCAGATATGCAGAGGTTGGCTATGTCCCAGGCTTtagaaatatagaaatataacAGTCAACatctcaaattaaaaaaaaatctgttccagTATAATAGTTTATCTGCACTTATATATGTAACATTTTTGCTAATGAGAAAGACTTTCTGGAGTAGTTTCAGTCACACTTGTTTTCTAGAATAAtcataattacagtaatttagtaTGATTATGATAatcatggagaaaagaaaatcaatgacAGAATCTCTGAAATTTGTAAGTTACAGcaagttcagcattcaacagaGAACAATAGTATGAAATACCAAAACAACCAAATTTAACACCCAGTTCACAATTAAGCATATTACAAAAAGAAACCTTTTCAAACATGTCTGTTCAATTTAGTATGTTTgttattacactttttattttcaatatggTCATAAGCACCAATAGTGAAAGGCACATCTATATATAGTCTTTGGCATGCTGATATAATTCTGTGGTTCATGCTATTTCATTCATTATCCATCAATTATCAACAACCAATCCAAAGTCACGGTGGTCCATTCACTTAGGGAAACTGTTTGAGATGCATCACTTTTACATGTATACTAATATAGAAGAGCTTCAACTAAAAACATAGCCAGACAGCACACAACGGAGTAAACTGTTTAATTTGGAGCATTATTgaacttcatttaaaaactgtttcttcTTTGTGAAGGAACTGGTGAAACACACTTGGTAAATACAGGTACAATATCCTTGATCTATTAGCAAACCTGTTACTGACCATAGTTTTAACAGCATTTatgttacaatatttattgTGAGAAGGAATTCACATAACATGGAACTCTAACTTACCTGAAGATCAGGAGCTAaacaatttaaaggaaaaacattttcacatgacATCTGATGTATTTTATTCAATGATACGATATAgcataaattttcattttcataatgaaTGATGGTCAATAGCAATAACTGTCAATGCACAAGCTCTGAACAAATGTCAGAAAACTGATGAAATGGGCAAAAAGGAGCAAGAAGACAGGATAATAAAAAGAATGAGGAAATTAAGGTGAGAAGTAAGAAATGGTACAATGTGGGAGGGAGGAGATAGGAGAAAGTCATAAAACAGGGAAACAAGGGACCACTGTTTCACTGTTGAGGTTACCAGCAAAATGTACTCAACAATGTACTGAAAATATGCACATCTAAGACAAGCCATGCATTCTCCATCTTTGGAAGCCAATCTGCAATGCTCCAGTTCTCAATAAAAGCCCTTTATACCAAAGGCAGGAAAAGGACTGGTTATACTAAGCCACTTGTTCACTTAAGAATGTAAATACAAAAGAGCTCCACTCACACAGTGCTTAAAGATGAGTGCCACGTCCTTCCTTTATTGAATTCTGGTGTTTCACTCAAGAAAATTCAGTTATtcaacattaatttatttagtacaCACCCATTTTCAAGGTAGGCTTGAATAACTAAGATTTGTCCTGTTGCtcttacacagctggatacGCACAAAAATGATTCCACTCAAGTACCTCAGTCAAGGGTAGGGAGTAGCAGTGTCCTTCACAGGCTTTGCACCTGCCACCTATTATTCCTTCAAAACTTGAGAATATTACAGTAAACATGCTGACATCTGAGGAGAAAAATCATATATATCTATGTTTTCATGTCCTTTTGAGGCAAATGCTATTTCACCGCTGACTTTTAAATCCCCATAGCTGCCAACACCTATCAGACAAATATGTTACTTCTTTACAAGCCAAAACCAAACATCCtttaaaaacattcataaaaacATGTTATCACAACCCCACATTTTAGGTCCACTGGACATCAGGAATTAAAGACAGCCCATAAAAATTGCATACTGCTGAAATCCAAGTGTagctttcaaaaatgaaattggAACTGTCACACcgaaagtttatttttgttgattttgtcGCTTCTGTGGAGCTGTGGTTTTGTCACTTCTATTAAAACTGGAAACAACTTACTTACGCAGTTTCTGTTATTGTTACTTCTCGCTTTACATAAATTGTGCAATTACTAGGAGCATTATTACAGGTAGTCCTCAACATATGATGTGGTTTTGTTCTGACAACcttgtaaataaaattcattgtgCAAATTCCCCTACACTGTATGTacaccataaggatatataaacaatcaACACATCATGCACAACAATCAACACAATCATACTACATTGTATAACAGGGCTTTGGTATATTTTTTaacttcacacattattcagGTTAAAAGAACACtaatactgaataataatacaaatacagtgcagtatattttaatcctgcactattattttcactttgatttctaaatatgtttccttttgcttttttctgcaccaccatacTCATGTTTTCGCTTACTtgccattgtaaaaaaaaagtttaatggaatctcaacatttttttataaataaaacacaattgcTGATAGACACACTGAGTCAATAATAAATATGGAGGCCAGCAAGCAATCAATACTATAGTACAACAGATTGAGTGGCCCATCCggatttgaaaataatataaggttGATGGGACAGCATTCATAAGTCCAGGTTGTTTTATGTCGCATGTCATAAGtcaaggactacctgtataCATTAATAATCTTAACATGGTGCCATCCGAGTAGCAGCTAGCAATGGCAGATCCATCCTATGGCAATAGACATTTCCACTTCTTGCTTGTGCAGTATTGCTGTTTCAGTTAAAGGTTAAAAGAAGGgtggtttatttaaatttttagtactgaatgtgctgaaaaatatttcaccatGTTCACATTAATCCATACCCATGAAAAGTTGGTTGATCTGATATTTTTAGGAGACCTGTTTCAAGTAGATCTGTAATATCCTGCAGTGTTGAAACTCATTGAGATTGCAATCTTATGACTTCTATCGTTCCTGGCAGGCACTATAAAGTCATCTTCCGTGCCGTTACCCTTCCTTAACAGTGCAACATAACAGACAAGATctgaattagaaaaaaaaataagaagctTGCATTACTTGTACTACTAggttttacagtacattttcctGAAGAACTCAGGTTTGGCCATTGTACCATTTCTGTGTTTGGAGCAGAGATTTTACAATTTGGCATCACCAATTTGgatgaactgcatgtctttggactgtgtgaggaaaccggagcagccagaggagaccCACGCCAACAtagggcgaacatgcaaactccacatagaatgagcggggatcaaacccatatattatatatcatattttgcataatttccCATTTTCATGGACCCCTTATCACAAACTAACACTGCGATGGTGTTGTTTCACAAAACACTCCTGTCTTCCTGCTGTGTGGGTCTCCCTCCCTAGCATCTCTCTCCCAAGTGGATGAACTGCATCACTGCCTCCTGCCCCCTCCTCGTCCTTCACTACcgcccctctctctccctcctctcctgaCAAACTGACCACATCGCTCAAAAAATCCCCAAGGTGTTCCACTGAATCACATTTTTCCAGGTCGGAGGCAATGGTCTGCAGACTGAAGACGGATAGGGAGTCTGAGCCGGCTTTCTCTGCCTCAGCCCTCTCCTTCTCACCCCAACCAGATTCTCTATGCCTTTCCACCCATTCCCTAGTCTTTTCTGCATTCCTGTTTCCATTTGCCCAGATAGTCTCTATCACCTTTCCCCCACAGGCCCCACCCTCACTCACAGTCCAAATGTCTGACTCTGCCCCTATGGGGGGGCTTCGTCCGCTACAAGCATTTTTTTGACCTTGTCTGGCCCTGTTCCTTCCCCGCTGAGCATGGATCTGCTCACTGATTTGCTCCAGGTTACGCAGGGCCACAGAATAGCGAGTCTTCACCTTTGACACACGCTCCTCCAACTGTAACACTTTAGATTTGTGCTCctgtaagaataaaaatatgaagagaaAGAAGGTTAACTGGACACACCAAACAAGGACCTTAAGGCTTACCTGATGTGGATCTAAAAAAAACATAGTGGAAGGGCTACAAAACATGTGCAAAATAACCCATTTTTATGCAAATTCTGTGAGATTCTGTAAACAGGtaaaagaattttaattaataattacacaaacaaagtaaaaatgagcTGTACCTGATTAATTAGGTTGAATTCAACAACACCATCTGCTAACAAATAATTCTTTCTTTCTGGATCCTAAAAATTTTTATATTCCAGAGGACATTTTTTACAGAGGCACTATGACcttatttgatatttttaagtTTAGACCATGTTTTTAATTAAGGTTTGACTGAATTCAAATGAAGTTAGCCAAGctcttttattaaattttaaaaaaagtataaaataagTGATTGACTGAGACAAGACTGATTGAGAAAGTCTTGATGTGGAAGATCACACATTCCTACCTCCAGGATGTAGTTGAACTGGGCCTTAAGCTCAAAGTAGGGCTTGGACTTGATAATGACCCTCTTGAGGTCCTTTTGAAGGGTCTGCACACGTGCCTCTGCCTCCTGGCACAATTGTGTGACACGCTGATGCTCTCGCTCACTGCGCAGTCTTTCTTCCTCTGCTTCATTCACCTGGCAACAATGGAATGTCCACATAAGTGCCCCCAGCAAACCCCATGGCAAACCTAAAATGAACTATGCTATTACACT belongs to Scleropages formosus chromosome 18, fSclFor1.1, whole genome shotgun sequence and includes:
- the sh3bp5la gene encoding SH3-binding domain protein 5-like, a, coding for MDLGSVRAPAAGSGWREETPNGEPRDAGGPDGDRVAEEEARGAEGQHGAAGAAENPDREKNEEENMIYEEELDPRIQEELEHLNEASEEINRLELQLDDARSAYRRILTDSARKLNAQGSQLGTCIEKARPYYEARRLAKEAQQETQKAALRYERAVSMHTAAREMVYVAEQGLLADKNTLDPTWQEMLNHATSKVNEAEEERLRSEREHQRVTQLCQEAEARVQTLQKDLKRVIIKSKPYFELKAQFNYILEEHKSKVLQLEERVSKVKTRYSVALRNLEQISEQIHAQRGRNRARQGQKNACSGRSPPIGAESDIWTVSEGGACGGKVIETIWANGNRNAEKTREWVERHRESGWGEKERAEAEKAGSDSLSVFSLQTIASDLEKCDSVEHLGDFLSDVVSLSGEEGERGAVVKDEEGAGGSDAVHPLGREMLGRETHTAGRQECFVKQHHRSVSL